The Streptomyces sp. R28 region CTGGGCCGCGGTGTTGATCGCGGTGAGGATGGCGGCGGGACCGTAGCGGGCGGCGTCGAAGGAGATCACGCCGAGCATCCGGGTCTTGCCGCTGGCCAGCGATCTGGCGCTGCGGCTGGGTCGGTAGCCGAGCGTCCGCATGGCCGCCAGAACCGTCTCGCGGGTCTCGGGCCGCACCGACGGATGGTCGTTGAGGACGCGTGAGACGGTCTGCTTGGAGACACCGGCCAGCCGGGCCACGTCGTCCATCACAGGACGCGAGCCCGCGAAGTTCCGTCTGCTGCGCCCTCTCGGAGCGGAGCCGTCGGCGGAGCTGCGGGTCATGATGGCTGTTTCCTCGACGTCGGCACGGCGGTGGTGTCCCGCCCCGGCAGACCCCAGCATAGGCAGGCCGACGGGGCGGGATCCCGGATGGACGCCGCTCAGACCGGCGGTCGGACCGCCCAGGCACGGCTGCTGATCCACTCGGCCCGCGTCACGGCAGCCGCCCGCGCCGCGTCCCCCGCGTCCCGCGGCACGTGGACCCTGGCGTCGGCGTGCAGCGGCAGCACCCGCACTTGCAGCACCGCCCCCGCCGGGAGCCGTCCGATGTCCCAGACCCGCCCCGAGAAGAACTGGTCGGCGACCAGCACGTCCCCCACATACGCCCGCCCCACGTCCCCGCTCCAGTGCAGCCGCAGGACGGTGCCGTCCGGGAGATCCTCCGGTACGTCGATGCGGTACTCGGCGGCCACCGTGTCGAAGTACTTGTCGGCAGGCGCGCTCGCCCGTTCCAGTACGCCGGTCGAGGGCTCGGGTGCCGGACCGGCAGGCCGGACGAGGGCGACCGGCACCGCGGAAGCCTCACCCGCTACGCCGTCGCCCCCGACGGTGTAGCGGGCGAACACCCCGTCCGCCTCGCCGGGCACCGTCTCACCGTCCACCACCAGCGGATGCTCCGGCGCCGGCAGCACGGCGAACGACGGCCGTACGGCGGTGCTGTGCACCCGCATCTCGTCGTGGTCGAAGACGACCCCGCCCGCGCACAGCACCAGTCGCTCGGCGCCCCACGCCTCACCCCGGTAGACGGTACGAGCCGTCGCCGCGTCCAACACGAGCAGGCCGACCCGCCCGCCGTCCACCGCCTCCACCTCGACCAGCGCGTCGGTGCCGGGCCGCAGTCCGGTGATCAGGATCCGGCCGTCCACCTCGGCGAGGTCCCCGGACGGCGCGCTCACGGACTTCACCGTGCCCGCGTCCAGGGCGAGTTCGGGCGCGATGCCGTCGGTGGCGGCGAGCACGAGGACCGTACGTCCGCCGGGATCGACCGTGCACACCGGTTGCGCGGTCGCCCACTCCAGCCGCACACCCGCGACGTCGAGCCGCAGCGGCCAGCAGAAGTAGGCTCCCGCGGGCACCGTCACGGGCGAGGCCGGCAGCATCAACGTCTCCGCGCCGCCCGGGAATTCAACCGTGAAGGAGGTGTCCGGACGGTCGGGCAGGGGTTCGTGCGGCTGGTGGTTGTTGACGAACAGGAAGCCCGAGGTGCCGTCCGCGCGGACCGCCCAGCGCAGGGTGTCCCGGTCGTGCTGGCCCTCAGGCCGGCCCTGCGGCAGCACGGACTCCATCGGGGCGATGAGGTGGCCGAAGTCCGCCAACAGCAGGTGCTGGAGGCGCAGTTCGTCGTACGAGGGCCGGTACTGGCCGTACTCGCCGAGCGGTGCCTGGAAGTCGTACGTCAGGACGGGCAGGTCGTTGGGGTAGCTGGTGGCGTGGGACTCCTGGAGTGTGGAGTGCTCCCCGGCCGGATTCGTGCCGCCGTGGAACATGTAGTAGCCCTGCCACACCGAGCCGCAGCCGATCTTGGTGAGCCCGAGCGCCCCGATGTCGGCGGCGTCCAGCCGCGGCCGCCGGTGGTAGGCCACGGCCATCCCGCCGCCCAACTCGCAGGTGGCCCAGGGAAATCGGTCCGCGAAGGCGTCCGGGTCGCCGCCCCGGACGGTGGTCGGGCGCAGGTCGGCGCCGATGCCCTCGTCGTCGCGCTGGTGGGTGAAGAAGAAGTGCTTGCGGCAGGTGTCGGGCCAGCCGCCGTCCGCCTCGGTCCAGAAGGCCTCGGGGTAGCCGCCGTACAGGGGGAGCAGCTCGTCGCCCGGGAGCTGGACGCCGCCCCACGCGGTCGACGTCCACATCGGTGCGCTCAGGCCGGCCTCCTGGGCGAGGCGCTTCAACGTCCTCAGGTGACCGGGCTGGTCGTAGAGCTCGTTCTCGATCTGGATCGCGATGATCGGGCCGCCGTGGCCGCGGTCGAGGCCGCGCAGCTGCTCGGCGAGGGCCGCGAACCAGGCGCGCACCGGCTCCAGATACGCCGGGTCGTCGGTGCGGGGCGTGCAGTCGCGGGTCATCAGCCAGTCGGGCAGGCCGCCGTTGCGGACCTCCGCGTGGGACCAGGGGCCGACGCGGGGGACGAAGTCCAGGCCGTGGCGGGCGCACAGTTCGGCGAAGCGGCGCAGATCGCGGTTGCCGTCGAAGCGGACCTGGCCCTCGACCTCCTCGTGGTGGATCCAGATGAGGTAGCTCGCGACGGCGGTCACACCGCCCGCCTTCATCTTCAGCAGTTCCTCCTCCCACTGCCCGGCGGGACAGCGGGAGTAGTGGAACTCGCCGGAGACCGGGAACCAGGGGCGGCCCGCACGGGTGAGCCAGCGGCTGGTCACCTCGATCGGGTCGGCGACGCCGGGCGCGTCGGCGAACGGGAGGTGACCCGTCAGCGGGGGAGCGGCGGGTGGGGGGATGCGCAGGCGGTGCGGCTGGGTCACCAGGTGTTCTCCGGTCCGAGGTCGGCGGTGTCGGTGAGCTGGGCGCGGGTGGCGGTGGTGGCGTGCAGTTCCAGGACGACGAGGTCGTTGGTGCCCGGGCGCAGGACCGGCGCGGGGACGTACAGCGTGTGCTGCGGGCCGCGGTTCCAGTAGCGGCCGAGGTGGAAGCCGTTGATCCAGGCCTGTCCCTTGGTCCAGCCGGGCAGGGCGAGGAAGGTGTCGGCCGGGGTCTCGACCTCGAAGGTGCCGTGGTGGAAGGCGGGTTCGGCGGCCGTGGGCGTGGCGGGCGGCTCGAAGGGCACCGCGTCCAGGTCGTCCAGAGGCAGGGGGTGGCAGTCCCAGCCGTGCAGGGGCGTGCCGTTGAAGGCGACGGGGCCGAGGAGGCCCTTGGGGGCGCCGATGCGGGGGCCGTAGTTGACGCCGCCCATGTTCTCGACGAGGACCTCCAGCGTGGCGCCGGGGCGCGGGACGCGTACGGGGAGGGTCTCGTCGTGGCGTTCGCGTTCGAGGACGCCGACGGGGGCACCGTCGACGAAGACCTGGGCGCGGTCGCCGACACCGCCCGCGAAGTGCAGCAGACCGTCGCCTGCCACCTCGAAGGTCGTGCGGTAGAGGGCGTAACCGGTCTGCACGCCCAGGTCGTTCATCGTGACCGGGTCGTCGGTGCGGACCGGCTCGGCGAGGGTGGACGCGAGGGGGAGGAGCGGGGATCGGCGGTCCAACTCGACGGTGACGGGCGGGAGTTTGCGAGCCGGCGCGGGGGCGGGCTCGTCGGGAACATGTGCGTGGCGGGCGATGACCTCGCGGAAGGCGTGGTACTTGGGGCCGGGGTCGCCGCACTCGGTGAGGGCCGCGTCGTAGTCGTAGGACG contains the following coding sequences:
- a CDS encoding beta-galactosidase — translated: MTQPHRLRIPPPAAPPLTGHLPFADAPGVADPIEVTSRWLTRAGRPWFPVSGEFHYSRCPAGQWEEELLKMKAGGVTAVASYLIWIHHEEVEGQVRFDGNRDLRRFAELCARHGLDFVPRVGPWSHAEVRNGGLPDWLMTRDCTPRTDDPAYLEPVRAWFAALAEQLRGLDRGHGGPIIAIQIENELYDQPGHLRTLKRLAQEAGLSAPMWTSTAWGGVQLPGDELLPLYGGYPEAFWTEADGGWPDTCRKHFFFTHQRDDEGIGADLRPTTVRGGDPDAFADRFPWATCELGGGMAVAYHRRPRLDAADIGALGLTKIGCGSVWQGYYMFHGGTNPAGEHSTLQESHATSYPNDLPVLTYDFQAPLGEYGQYRPSYDELRLQHLLLADFGHLIAPMESVLPQGRPEGQHDRDTLRWAVRADGTSGFLFVNNHQPHEPLPDRPDTSFTVEFPGGAETLMLPASPVTVPAGAYFCWPLRLDVAGVRLEWATAQPVCTVDPGGRTVLVLAATDGIAPELALDAGTVKSVSAPSGDLAEVDGRILITGLRPGTDALVEVEAVDGGRVGLLVLDAATARTVYRGEAWGAERLVLCAGGVVFDHDEMRVHSTAVRPSFAVLPAPEHPLVVDGETVPGEADGVFARYTVGGDGVAGEASAVPVALVRPAGPAPEPSTGVLERASAPADKYFDTVAAEYRIDVPEDLPDGTVLRLHWSGDVGRAYVGDVLVADQFFSGRVWDIGRLPAGAVLQVRVLPLHADARVHVPRDAGDAARAAAVTRAEWISSRAWAVRPPV